GCTCAGCACGCTGACCGTCCAGATACCGGCGAGCCAGGCGATGCGCTGCCAGAGGGGTTTCTTTTCGCTGGTCTTGTTCATCAGTGGTACCCCTGATCCGGCGTGACCTTGCCGCGGAACACGTAGTAGCTCCAGGCGGTGTAGACGAGGATGATCGGGATGATCAGCAGCGCGCCGACCAGCGCGAAGCCTGGCTTTGCGGCGGCGCGGCGGCCTGCCAAATGGTCAGCGAGCCGGGCACGATATTCGGCCACAGGCTGATGCCCAGGCCGCTGTAGCCGAGGAAGATCAGCGCCAGGGTCAGCACGAACGGCTTGCTGTTGTCGTAGTTGGCCACCGAGCGCAGCAGGTAGAAGAAGCTCGCCAGCACCAGCAGCGGCACCGGGGCGAACCACAGCAGGTTGGGGAAGGTGAACCAGCGCTCGCGATGCTCGCCTGGGACAGCGGTGTCCACAGGCTGACGATGCCGATCACCGCCAGCAGCGCGAGGGCCAGGGGCCGGGCCAGGTCGTGCATCTGCTTTTGCAGGCGACCTTCGGTTTTCATGATCAGCCAGGTGCAGCCGAGCAGCGCATAGGCGGCGATCAGCCCCAGGCCGCTGAACAGCGGAAACGGCGCCAGCCAGTCCAGCGAGCCGCCGGCGAAGGCGCGTCCCTCCACCGGAATGCCTTCGATAAAGGCGCCCAGCGCTACGCCCTGGAAGAAGGTCGCGGCGATGGAGCCGCCAATGAACGCCTTGTCCCAGATATGCCGCTTGTGGTCCTTGGCCTTGAAGCGAAACTCGAAGGCCACGCCGCGAAACACCAGGCCCAGCAGCATGAACATCAGCGGCAGGTAGAGGGCGCTGAGTACCACCGAGTAGGCCAGCGGAAAGGCCGCGAACAGCCCGGCGCCGCCGAGTACCAGCCAGGTTTCGTTGCCGTCCCACACGGGGGCCACGGTGTTCATCATCACGTCGCGCTCGCCCTTGTCGGGCACCAACGGGAAGAGGATGCCGATGCCCAGATCGAAGCCGTCCATGATCACGTACATCATCACGCCAAAGACGATGATCACCGCCCAGATGATCGACAGATCGATACCCATGTTCATGCCCTCCCGTTCGCTTCGACGCCGCCATGATCACCGTCGTGCAGGCCCTCCTTGGGCGCCGACAGTGGCCGTGCCGGGGTATGCCGGGTACCCGGCCCGCCTTCGTGCTGGTGATCGCCCTCACCGGTGACCGGCCCCTTGCGCACCAGGCGCATCACGTAGCCGAAGCCGGCGCCGAACACCGCGAAGTACACCACCACGAACAGCACCAGGGTCAGGCCCAGTTGCGCGGCGCTGTGGGCCGACACGCCATCGGCGGTGCGCATGATGCCGTAGACCACCAGGGCTGGCGGCCGATCTCGGTGGTGAACCAGCCGGCGAGAATGGCGATCAGCCCGGACGGGCCCATCCACAGGCAGAAGTACAGGAACGGACGCGACCGGTAGAGGCTGCCGCGCCAGCGCAGCCACAGGCTCCACACGCCGGCGAGGATCATCAGCAGGCCCATGGCGACCATCACCCGGAACGACCAGAACACGATGGTCGAGTTGGGCCGATCCTCCCTGGCGAATTCCTTGAGCGCCGGCACCTGCTTGTCCAGGCTGTGGGTGAGGATCAGGCTGCCCAGGTATGGATCTCGAGCTTGAAGCGGGTTTCCTCGCGCTCCATGTCCGGCCAGCCGAAGAGGATCAGCGGCGTCGGCTCACCGGAGCTGTTGTCCCAGTGGCCTTCGATAGCGGCGATCTTCGCCGGCTGGTGCTCCAGGGTATTGAGGCCGTGGAAGTCGCCGATCACCGCCTGGATCGGGGCGACCAGCAGGGCCATCCACAGCGCCATGGAGAACATCTTGCGCATCGCCGGGGTGTCGCGCCCGCGCAGCAGGTGCCAGGCCGCCGAGGCGCCGACGAAGAACGCGTGGCGAGAAACGCGGCGGTGGCCATATGTGCCAGGCGGTAGGGGAAGGACGGGTTGAACACCACCGCGAACCAGTCCACCGGGATCACCCGGCCGTCGACGATCTCGAAGCCCTGGGGCGTCTGCATCCAGCTATTGGAGGCGAGAATCCAGAAGGTCGAGATCAGCGTGCCGACCGCCACCATCACCGTCGAGAAGAAGTGCAGCCCCGGCCCCACGCGGTTCCAGCCGAACAGCATGACGCCGAGAAAACCCGCTTCGAGGAAGAACGCGGTGAGCACCTCGTAGGCCAGCAGCGGCCCGGTGACCGAGCCGGCGAAATCCGAGAAGGCGCTCCAGTTGGTGCCGAACTGGTAGGCCATCACCAGGCGGAGACCACGCCCATGCCGAAGTTGACCGCGAAGATCTTCACCCAGAAGTGGTAGAGATCGCGGTAGACCGTTTGCCCGGTCTTCAGCCACAGGCCTTCGAGCACCGCCAGGTAACTGGCCAGGCCGATGGTGATGGCAGGAAAGATGATGTGAAAGGAAATGGTGAAGGCGAACTGGATGCGCGCAAGATCCAAAGCCTCTAGGCCGAACATGGACGTGCCCCTCGATAGGATTTAACGGTTATCGACTTCTTGTAAGCCGCCTCTAAAAACTACCTGCGTTGTCATCACTGCGTTTAAAAACAAGCTCGTATGCGAGTCCAATCAAAATGCTCATTTACAACTCGTAAACTCCGCTTTCTCGCTTGTTTTTGCCTTGTGCTGACTACCTCGCCTACGTTTTTAGAGGCGCCTTGTTATGCGTGTATCGCAGACAGCCAAGGCGAAAGGCGCCTTGATCTGGATCAATCGATCGACTCAAGATTACGCCTCGCCGCGCCACTTACCAGCGTGGCCGGATGCCGCGCGACAGGCTGTCGCTGTGGCGTTGTGACTTAGTTCGCGGGCTTGGCGCGAACGTGCGCGTTATCGGATGAAGGGCAGAATGGCCTGGCGCGCGCGGGCGCCGTCCTACCCGCGCGATCCAAACGCCGCCCCACGGAGAACCACCCCAATGCCCTGCCCGCCCCCGTTCGCCCTGCGCCCACGTCACCTGCTGGCTGCCAGCCTGCTGGGCGCGGCACTGCCTGTCGCCCATGCCGAGACCGCGACAGGCAGTCTGCAGCTCGAAGGCGTGCAGGTTACCGAGCAGGCACTGACCGAGCAGCAGGCGGCCGAAGAGCAACTCAAGCAGGTACCGGGTGGTACCAACCTGGTGGATATGCAGCGTGTCGAGCAGGGCCGCGTGGCCGGCAATGCCGATGTGCTGGCCTACCAGCCAGGCGTGTATGCGCAGTCGCCGGGCAACGAGGGCATCAAGGTCGCCATCCGCGGTTCGGGCATCAACCGCGGCACCGGCTCCCACGCTTCCGGCAACCACATCATGCTCGACGGTTTGCCGCTGACCGGCTCGGGCGGAACCCCCTACGAGCTGCTCGAACCTTTGTGGATAAGCCGCGCCGAAGTGCTGCGCGGCGCCAATGGTTTCGACAAGGGCTCGCTGGCCCTGGGCGGCGCCATCGACTACATCACCCGCACCGGCCGCGATGCCGACAGGCTGCAACTGCGTTATGAAGCCGGCAGCCACGGTTACCAGAAGCGCAGCATCAGCTCCGGCCAGGTGCTGGGGGATTTCGATTACTACATCAACGTCACCGACAGCCGCTACGACGGTTATCAAGACCACGCTTCGGGCAAAGGCCAGGGCGTGGCTGCCAACCTCGGCTATCGCCTCAACGACAACCTGGAAACGCGCTTCTACCTGCGCTACCGGGAGACCGAGCACCAGGCACCGGGCCGTCTGACGAAAGCGCAGATCGAGCATGACCCGCGCGCGGCCGCCGCCAACAACCTGCGTATCGATGCGCACCGCGACCAACCCGGCAGCACCTGGCTGGCCAACAAGACCACCTGGCAGATCGATGACGACTCGACGCTGGTGGCCGGCCTGGCCTACCACCACTACCCGATGGATATCGTCGAGAACAGCTCGCCCAACGGCAACACCTACCGGGTGCGCGTGGACTACAGCGATGTCAGCGGCACCCTGACCTACACCCGTCGCCACAGCCTGTTCGGCCTCGACAGCAGCACCACCCTCGGCTTTCGCAGCACCACCAACCTGCCGAGCAGCAAGTCCAAGGAAAATGCCGCATTACCGATCAGCGTCGGCGGCACCGATTACCCGGCCGGCACCCTGATGCGCGCCTACGAGCATCTGGGTTCGGACAACGTGCTGCATATCGGCAACGAAACCGAGCTGGCCCCCGACCTGTGGCTGACCACTGGCCTGGCACTGATCTACACCCGCCGTGAAGTGCAGGTGAGCCGGCCGGCCACCGACGACACGCTCAGCGAACACACCTGGGATTACGCGCCGCGTATCGGCCTGCGTTACCAGCTCAATCCGGACGTGCAGGTGTACGGCAATATCAGCCGCTCGGTGGAGCCGCCCCACGCCTGGTCGATGCTCTGGAGTTCGCCACTGCGCTTCCCGAACAGTAACCAGCCCTACAGCGCTCGCCAACGCGCGCCGATCTCGCTGGATAACCAGACGGCGACCACCTTCGAAATCGGCGGGCGCGGCGACTCGGCACTGGGTCAGTGGGATGCCGCCTATTACTACTCGCTGGTGCGCCATGAACTGCTCACCGTGCCGGTGGAGAGCAACGTGTTCTCCGAGGCCAACGCCAGCCCGACCATCCACCAGGGCATCGAACTGGGCCTCGACAGCCCGCTCTGGGACGGCGGCGCGGCCGGCGCCCTGGCCCTACGCCAGGCCTACACCTTTAGCGACTTCCACTACCGCGATGACGCGGCCTTCGGCGACAACCGCCTGCCCGGTCTGCCCCGCCACTACTACCAGGCCGAACTGCGCTACAGCCTGCCGAACGGTTTCTACGCCGGCCTCAATACCCAGTACGCCTCGAAGGTCGCGGTGGATTACGCCAACTCCTACTACGCCGATGCCTACGCCATCTTCGGTGCGACCCTGGGCTACGCCTCGCCGAAGGACGACTGGCAGACCTGGCTGGACCTGCGCAACCTGACCGACAAGCGCTACGCCGCCACCGTCACGCCGGGCTACAACGACAACGGCGCCGACATTGCCCGTTCGACGCCGGGCGATGGTTTCGGGGCGTTCGTGGGCGTGTCGTACAGTTTCCATTGATCCTGGTGCCCTGCCCCAAAGCCTGGATGGATAGGCGCCCCGGGCAGCGCGTACATAGCGCTGCTTCTCGGTGTGCGCCGAGCGGCCGCCCCTTGCTCAGAAATCTAGGGTGGCCGATACCTTGAGCGTACGTGGCTCGCCCTGGGTCAGGTAGCCGCCATTGGTGGAGGCCCAATAGTCCTTGCCTGCCACATTTTCCACGCCGGCACGCAGCGTCACACCTCGCTGCTCGACCTTGAACGCGTAGCGGGCACCAAGATCAACACGCGTCCAGGCGGGGATGCTGTAGTTATTGGCCGAGTCGTAGAACTGCCCACCGGTACGCAGCAGCAAACCGTTGAGGGCCAGACCGGGAACACCCGGAACGTCCCAGTCCGCGCCGAGGTTGAACTGGAACTCGGGGACACCCACAGCGCGGTTACCCTCGGTGCCACTGACGCCACCGCTTAATTGAGAGTCGATCCAGGTGCCCCCGGCCAGCAAACGCAGGCCAGACATGGGCTCACCAAATACACTCAGTTCGACGCCTGGTTACGCTGTTGTGCGTCCACACGGTAGTTGCCATCGCCACCTAATACACCCTGAGGTAACTCGATGCGATAGACACCGAGGCTTCCACCGTAGACGCCCCAGTCCAACTTTATGCCAGCCTCGGTCTGTTTGGCTCGATAGGGTGCGAACACCTCGTTGCGATTATTGGCGGTAGCCGGAGCAGTCTGCCCTTGCTGCAACGACTCGATGCGGTTGGCATAGAGCGAGAGGTATTCGGTTGGTTTCACCACCAGCCCATAGGCCGGCGTGGTGATGCTTTCCTGGTAGTTGGCGGTACGTGACCGATCAAGCGCGCTCCAGGCATCCGAGCCAATCGACTGTCGGCGAGCGCCCAGCGTCAGCACGCGGTCATCGAGAAAGCCCAACGTCTCGGAGACTGCCAGGCTGCGGTTCTGCACCTTGGCCGTGGTCTTGGGATCATGGATGTCGCCTGCACGGGTGGTGGCAACCGGCTCGGCTACATCGACTGGATCATAGAGATTGCCGAAACGTCGGCTGCCTGCAGCCGTGGATTCGTAGGCGTTTCTCTTTTCCGTCCACAGGCCGTTCACTGCCAGGTTGAGTTGGTGGCTCACCGAGCCCGTATTGAAGCTGCCACGCAGCCCAGCCAGCGCACTGAGATTCTCCTGATCGAGCGGCGAATACAGCCGTCCGACACGCGCCGAGCCATCGAGCGCATTCACGTAGGTTGATCCATAAATGCCATTCTCGCGGGTGTACTTGCCGCCGGCGGCCATATACGCGGTCCAGTGATCGCTGAGGTCGTACTCGGCGTTGACCATCCCATAGGTATCTTCCAGCTGTGACCAGCTCCAGGGTTGCGCATAGTTACCCTTGGCGTCCGGCGCTTTGGGTTTTTGCCGCCAAGCCTGGTGGTCAGCGTGTTCGTGTCCAGATACACCGGGGATCGCCCTTCGTTGACCCGCTGTTTTTGGTAACCGAAATCGGTCGAGACCCGCAACCTGTCACCGCGGTAATCGAGGCCGACTGCTGCCAGGGTGAAGTGTTTGCTCTCGTTGTCGATGGCGCTCTCGCCTTCACGCTTGGCCAGGTTGACGCGCACGCCGAACCGGTTGTCCTCGCCGAAACGCTGGCCAAGGTCGATGTGCGTACCGATCCGACTGTCGCTGCCGTAATCCATGGTAATGCTTCGGGTCGGCGTGTCTTCGGCATGCTTGGACACGACGTTGATCGCCCCACCGATGCCGCTACCTCCAGGCGCAAAACCATTGAGAAAAGCATTGGCGCCCTTGAATACCTCGACCCGCTCGACCGACTCGGCCGAAATGATTTGCCGGGGCAGAATGCCGTAGAGGCCATTGAAGGCGATATCGTCGCTGTACAGCTGGAAGCCGCGAATCACGAACACTTGCGAAAAGTTGCCGAAGCCATAGGACTGCCGCACCGCCGAGTCGCTGTTGAGCACGTCACCCAGGCTCTGCGCCTGGCGATTCTTGATCAGGTCGGAGGTATAACTGTTGAAGCTGAACGGCACATCCTGCATATCCTGATTGCCCAGCATGCCGATCCGCGCGCCACGGGCGACCTGGCCACCGGCGTACTCGACCGGTAGATCCAGGCGCCGTCCGCCTGACCGCTCACGGTGGTGGCATCGAGTTGCAGCGAGCTGGCGTCACTGCTCAGCGGTACCAGGCTGACCGTGCCGTCGGCGCCGATCAGGTAGCTCAGGCCGCTGCCCTGCAACAGCCGCTGCAGGCCTTCGTCGACCGTGTAATCGCCTTTCAGAGCCGGCGCCTGGCGCTCGTCGGGGGTCAGGCTGGCATCGTAGAGCAGGCGCACGTTGGCCTGCTCGGCGAAATCGGTCAGCGCCGCGTCGAGCGGCTGGGCTGGAAGATCGAACTCCAGAGCCGAAGCGCTGGTGGCGGTGAGCAACAGGTGGGCAGTGGCGATGGCTGGCCAGAGGGGAGTACGCGTGAGGCGCATGCTGGATTTCCTGTGTTCTGCATAAGGTCATGCGAAGAAGTCGCATTTGCAGAGAGGAAGACGAAGCAACCGCAGATTTCTGAACCGCTAACCTGATTATTTTCCAGGATACCCGCACAT
Above is a genomic segment from Pseudomonas argentinensis containing:
- a CDS encoding DUF2474 domain-containing protein gives rise to the protein MNKTSEKKPLWQRIAWLAGIWTVSVLSLGLLSYLLRLFMNAAGLSTP
- a CDS encoding TonB-dependent receptor family protein, with protein sequence MPCPPPFALRPRHLLAASLLGAALPVAHAETATGSLQLEGVQVTEQALTEQQAAEEQLKQVPGGTNLVDMQRVEQGRVAGNADVLAYQPGVYAQSPGNEGIKVAIRGSGINRGTGSHASGNHIMLDGLPLTGSGGTPYELLEPLWISRAEVLRGANGFDKGSLALGGAIDYITRTGRDADRLQLRYEAGSHGYQKRSISSGQVLGDFDYYINVTDSRYDGYQDHASGKGQGVAANLGYRLNDNLETRFYLRYRETEHQAPGRLTKAQIEHDPRAAAANNLRIDAHRDQPGSTWLANKTTWQIDDDSTLVAGLAYHHYPMDIVENSSPNGNTYRVRVDYSDVSGTLTYTRRHSLFGLDSSTTLGFRSTTNLPSSKSKENAALPISVGGTDYPAGTLMRAYEHLGSDNVLHIGNETELAPDLWLTTGLALIYTRREVQVSRPATDDTLSEHTWDYAPRIGLRYQLNPDVQVYGNISRSVEPPHAWSMLWSSPLRFPNSNQPYSARQRAPISLDNQTATTFEIGGRGDSALGQWDAAYYYSLVRHELLTVPVESNVFSEANASPTIHQGIELGLDSPLWDGGAAGALALRQAYTFSDFHYRDDAAFGDNRLPGLPRHYYQAELRYSLPNGFYAGLNTQYASKVAVDYANSYYADAYAIFGATLGYASPKDDWQTWLDLRNLTDKRYAATVTPGYNDNGADIARSTPGDGFGAFVGVSYSFH